A genomic window from Streptomyces brevispora includes:
- the ribH gene encoding 6,7-dimethyl-8-ribityllumazine synthase: protein MSGKGAPELSVRNCGDLRVAVVAAQWHEKVMDGLVDGALRALHELGIDEPTLLRVPGSFELPVVAKVLAGRGYDAIVALGVIIRGGTPHFEYVSHGVTNGLTQVAVDTGVPVGFGVLTCDTEEQALDRAGIEGSNEDKGHEAVTAAVATATTLRSVSEPWR, encoded by the coding sequence ATGAGCGGCAAGGGCGCACCCGAACTGTCCGTACGCAACTGCGGTGACCTCCGTGTGGCGGTCGTCGCCGCACAGTGGCACGAGAAGGTCATGGACGGACTCGTCGACGGTGCACTGCGCGCCCTGCATGAGCTGGGCATCGACGAGCCGACCCTGCTGAGGGTCCCCGGCAGCTTCGAGCTCCCGGTGGTCGCCAAGGTGCTGGCCGGGCGCGGTTACGACGCGATCGTCGCCCTCGGCGTGATCATCCGCGGCGGCACCCCGCACTTCGAATACGTGTCCCACGGCGTCACCAACGGCCTCACCCAGGTCGCGGTCGACACCGGTGTACCGGTCGGCTTCGGCGTCCTCACCTGTGACACCGAGGAGCAGGCACTCGACCGGGCGGGCATCGAGGGGTCCAACGAGGACAAGGGGCACGAAGCGGTCACCGCGGCCGTCGCCACCGCCACCACACTGCGCTCGGTCAGCGAACCCTGGCGCTGA
- a CDS encoding bifunctional 3,4-dihydroxy-2-butanone-4-phosphate synthase/GTP cyclohydrolase II, which translates to MTAQPTWLHREHHAPDEDLSLDPVEQAIRDIAAGRPVVVVDDEDRENEGDLVIAAEKATPEIVAFMMSECRGLICAPMENDELERLELPQMVDHNTESMKTAFTVSVDASAAHGVSTGISAADRATTLRLLAGGAAGPGDFVRPGHVFPLRARSGGVLVRNGHTEAAVDLARLAGLRPAGAIVEIAGEDGVMLRLPQLVPFARKHGLTIISIEDLIAYRRTSEPTVRREAEVRLPTDFGAFTAFGYRSTVDGVEHVALVHGDIGDGDDVLVRVHSECLTGDIFQSERCDCGPQLHASMRRVTDEGRGVVVYLRGHEGRGIGLVSKLRAYELQERGVDTLDANLELGLPADARDYAAGAQILKDLGVRSLRLMTNNPEKTAAILRHGLAVTGREPMPVQAGEHNLRYLRTKRDRMGHDLPWLDATTVATCGNQ; encoded by the coding sequence ATGACTGCCCAGCCCACCTGGTTGCACCGGGAACACCACGCGCCCGACGAGGACCTCAGCCTCGACCCCGTGGAGCAGGCCATCCGCGACATCGCGGCCGGCCGGCCCGTCGTGGTCGTCGACGACGAGGACCGGGAGAACGAGGGCGACCTCGTCATCGCAGCCGAGAAGGCCACCCCCGAGATCGTCGCCTTCATGATGAGCGAGTGCCGCGGACTCATCTGCGCGCCCATGGAGAACGACGAGCTGGAACGGCTCGAACTCCCGCAGATGGTCGACCACAACACCGAGTCGATGAAGACCGCCTTCACCGTCTCCGTCGACGCCTCGGCCGCGCACGGCGTGAGCACCGGCATCTCCGCCGCCGACCGGGCCACCACGCTCCGGCTGCTCGCCGGCGGCGCCGCGGGCCCCGGCGACTTCGTGCGCCCCGGCCACGTCTTCCCGCTGCGCGCCCGCTCCGGCGGTGTGCTCGTGCGCAACGGCCACACCGAGGCGGCCGTCGACCTCGCCCGGCTCGCCGGACTGCGGCCCGCCGGCGCGATCGTCGAGATCGCGGGCGAGGACGGCGTCATGCTGCGCCTTCCCCAACTGGTCCCGTTCGCCCGCAAGCACGGGCTCACGATCATCTCCATCGAGGACCTGATCGCCTACCGGCGCACCTCCGAGCCGACCGTCCGCCGTGAGGCCGAGGTCAGGCTGCCGACGGACTTCGGCGCCTTCACCGCCTTCGGCTACCGCTCCACCGTGGACGGCGTGGAACACGTCGCGCTGGTCCACGGCGACATCGGGGACGGCGACGACGTCCTGGTCCGGGTCCACTCCGAGTGCCTGACCGGCGACATCTTCCAGTCCGAGCGCTGCGACTGCGGCCCCCAGCTGCACGCCTCCATGCGGCGCGTCACGGACGAGGGCCGCGGCGTCGTGGTCTATCTGCGCGGCCACGAGGGACGAGGCATCGGACTGGTCTCCAAGCTGCGCGCGTACGAACTCCAGGAGCGCGGCGTCGACACGCTCGACGCCAATCTGGAGCTCGGCCTGCCGGCCGACGCCAGGGACTACGCGGCCGGCGCCCAGATCCTCAAGGATCTCGGTGTCCGCAGTCTGCGCCTGATGACGAACAACCCCGAGAAGACCGCCGCGATCCTGCGGCACGGTCTGGCCGTCACCGGACGGGAGCCGATGCCCGTCCAGGCCGGCGAACATAATCTGCGGTACCTGCGCACCAAGCGCGACCGCATGGGCCACGACCTGCCCTGGCTCGACGCCACCACCGTGGCGACCTGCGGCAACCAGTGA
- a CDS encoding nicotinamide mononucleotide transporter family protein, with the protein MSALHWLNSEAFSVFGQHIIWSDMIGNTIGLIALTLGWLRSIWTWPAQLLSGVVLVAANVSVQQAGSVGKQLIVIAVAVWGWQQWTRGRQQAQDGSIAVRFATWRERGYLLGGAAVGTLAVGGLFTAFPSLSWSPWADAYIFAGTLVAMLAQARGMVEFWFAWLLVDLVGVPLNFHSGLAFSGLIYVVYGALVLWGMRDWWLRTRTPALEGATA; encoded by the coding sequence GTGAGCGCCCTGCACTGGCTGAACTCGGAGGCCTTCAGCGTCTTCGGACAGCACATCATCTGGTCCGACATGATCGGCAACACGATCGGTCTGATCGCCCTCACCCTGGGCTGGCTCCGCTCGATCTGGACCTGGCCCGCCCAACTGCTGTCCGGCGTCGTCCTGGTCGCCGCCAACGTGTCCGTGCAGCAGGCGGGCAGCGTCGGCAAGCAGCTCATCGTCATCGCCGTGGCCGTCTGGGGCTGGCAGCAGTGGACCCGCGGCAGGCAGCAGGCCCAGGACGGTTCCATCGCCGTACGGTTCGCCACCTGGCGCGAGCGCGGCTACCTGCTCGGCGGAGCCGCGGTCGGCACCCTCGCGGTCGGCGGCCTGTTCACCGCGTTCCCCTCGCTCTCCTGGAGCCCGTGGGCGGACGCGTACATATTCGCGGGCACGCTCGTGGCGATGCTCGCCCAGGCCCGCGGCATGGTCGAGTTCTGGTTCGCCTGGCTCCTCGTCGACCTGGTCGGCGTACCGCTCAACTTCCACAGCGGTCTCGCCTTCTCCGGTCTCATCTACGTCGTCTACGGCGCCCTCGTCCTGTGGGGCATGCGCGACTGGTGGCTGCGTACGCGGACACCCGCTCTGGAAGGAGCCACGGCATGA
- a CDS encoding riboflavin synthase yields the protein MFTGIVEELGEVTAVENLGDASRFRLRGPVVTEGAKHGDSIAVNGVCLTVVDLGEHEFTADVMAETLNRSSLGALRTGSRVNLERPMAVGGRLGGHIVQGHVDGTGRIAERKVSENWEIVKISLPAELTRYVVEKGSITVDGVSLTVVDAGPDYFTISLIPTTLALTTLGHKEPGDPVNLEVDVIAKYVERLLGHRAQESEEPVK from the coding sequence GTGTTCACCGGAATTGTCGAAGAGCTGGGTGAGGTCACCGCCGTCGAGAACCTCGGCGACGCCTCCCGATTCCGCCTGCGCGGTCCCGTGGTCACCGAGGGCGCCAAGCACGGCGACTCGATCGCGGTCAACGGCGTGTGCCTGACCGTCGTCGACCTCGGCGAGCACGAGTTCACCGCCGATGTGATGGCCGAGACCCTGAACCGGTCCAGCCTGGGCGCGCTGCGGACCGGCTCCCGGGTCAACCTGGAGCGGCCCATGGCGGTCGGCGGCAGGCTCGGCGGGCACATCGTGCAGGGGCACGTCGACGGCACGGGCCGCATCGCCGAGCGCAAGGTCTCCGAGAACTGGGAGATCGTGAAGATCTCCCTCCCCGCGGAGCTCACCCGGTACGTGGTGGAGAAGGGGTCGATCACCGTCGACGGCGTGAGCCTGACCGTCGTGGACGCCGGACCCGACTACTTCACCATCAGCCTCATCCCCACCACCCTCGCCCTGACCACGCTCGGCCACAAGGAGCCCGGCGACCCGGTCAACCTCGAGGTGGACGTCATCGCGAAGTACGTCGAGCGGCTGCTCGGCCACCGCGCGCAGGAGTCCGAGGAGCCGGTGAAGTGA
- the ribD gene encoding bifunctional diaminohydroxyphosphoribosylaminopyrimidine deaminase/5-amino-6-(5-phosphoribosylamino)uracil reductase RibD codes for MDTTADTTAMRRAISLAARGLGSTSPNPVVGCVVLDATGRPVGEGFHQRAGEPHAEIHALRAAGEKARGGTAYVTLEPCNHTGRTGPCAQALVEAGIARVVYAIGDPNPQATGGADTLRAAGVKAEQGLLAEEAEQGNAAWLTSVRRGRPHVTWKYAATLDGRIAAADTTSRWITSAESRADVHRLRAEADAVVVGSGTARTDDPQLGVRGIDGAVQPLRVVVDTAATAVRPGARVLDTGAPTLIAVADDADARHLPEEAVLRLPRAATGPGLDLPALLAALHGRGIRSVLLEGGPTLAGAFVAAGAVDRIVGYIAPVLLGAGPAALADAGISTITQALRLHVTETVRIGPDLRITAVPRPAPKGN; via the coding sequence GTGGACACCACAGCCGACACGACCGCGATGCGCCGAGCCATCTCGCTCGCGGCCCGCGGTCTCGGCTCCACCAGCCCCAACCCGGTCGTCGGATGCGTTGTCCTCGACGCGACGGGCCGGCCGGTCGGCGAGGGCTTCCACCAGCGCGCCGGGGAACCGCACGCCGAGATCCACGCCCTGCGCGCGGCCGGTGAGAAGGCCCGCGGCGGCACCGCCTACGTCACCCTCGAACCCTGTAACCACACCGGACGCACCGGCCCCTGCGCCCAGGCGCTCGTCGAGGCCGGGATCGCCCGCGTCGTGTACGCGATCGGCGACCCGAACCCGCAGGCCACCGGCGGCGCGGATACCCTGCGCGCCGCCGGGGTCAAGGCCGAGCAGGGCCTCCTCGCCGAAGAGGCCGAACAGGGCAACGCCGCCTGGCTGACCTCGGTGCGCCGCGGCCGCCCCCACGTCACCTGGAAATACGCGGCGACCCTGGACGGCCGGATCGCGGCCGCCGACACCACCAGCCGCTGGATCACCTCCGCCGAGTCCCGCGCCGACGTCCACCGGCTGCGCGCCGAGGCGGACGCGGTCGTGGTCGGCTCCGGAACCGCCCGCACCGACGACCCCCAGCTCGGGGTACGGGGCATCGACGGCGCGGTCCAGCCGCTGCGGGTCGTCGTCGACACCGCCGCCACCGCCGTGCGGCCCGGCGCCCGGGTCCTCGACACGGGCGCACCCACCCTGATCGCGGTCGCCGACGACGCCGACGCCCGCCACCTCCCCGAAGAGGCCGTCCTGAGGCTGCCGCGAGCCGCGACCGGCCCCGGACTGGACCTTCCCGCACTGCTCGCCGCCCTCCACGGGCGCGGCATCCGCTCCGTACTCCTCGAAGGTGGACCGACCCTGGCCGGGGCCTTCGTCGCGGCGGGAGCGGTCGACCGGATCGTCGGCTACATAGCCCCCGTGCTCCTCGGCGCGGGCCCCGCGGCCCTCGCCGACGCCGGAATCTCCACCATTACCCAGGCGTTGCGCCTCCATGTGACCGAGACCGTGCGTATCGGCCCCGATCTGCGCATCACCGCTGTCCCCCGCCCTGCCCCGAAGGGAAACTGA
- a CDS encoding chitinase C-terminal domain-containing protein, producing the protein MLSPTRARATLLAVGATVAALLVGSLTATVSQAADQESCRPDGLYETPGVAVPYCSVYDSEGREKMGADHPRRVIGYFTNWRTGKDGTPAYLASDIPWDKVTHLNYAFAHVDGANKLSVGSDGPDNASTGMTWPGVAGAEMDPALPYKGHFNLLTKFKKKYPNVKTMVSVGGWAETGGYFDDSGKRVNSGGFYSMATNADGSVNQSGINTFADSTVAFIKKYGFNGVDIDYEYPTTMKDAGNPLDWTLSNARRAGLVKSYAALMKTLREKLDRASAADGTHYLLSVAAPSSGYLLRGMETFQVQKYLDYVNIMSYDLHGAWNEYVGPNAALFDDGKDAELAQASVYSTSQYGGTGYLNTDWAYHYFRGSMPSGRINIGLPYYTRGFKNVQGGTDGLWGKAATTDCPAGAGLTKCGDGAVGIDNLWHDLDTSGKEAPAGSNPMWHAKNLEKGVVGDYVTDYGFPANTQLTGTYVRKYDTTLVAPWLWNAQKRVFLSTEDEQSVKAKADYVVDKGIGGTMIWELAGDYGWNAAKGQYEPGSTLTSTMYDTFKSAKPYGAKRSTIDLPTKALDIDVSFDQFPLGDSNYPISPKLKITNNTAATLPGGTEFQFDYATSAPANAKDQSGFGTTIVRSDHTAANNIGGLKGDHNRVSLKLPSWQSVAPGASVQVDFVYYLPTSTPSNWTVTFGGTSYALAADLARGTTVVQPGTGTTPSPDPTTSTPPGPGGACAATAWSASSEYGAGATVSHGSHEWKAKWWTKGETPGSTGEWGAWEDRGAC; encoded by the coding sequence CTGCTGTCCCCCACCCGCGCGAGAGCAACCCTGCTCGCAGTCGGCGCCACCGTCGCCGCACTGCTCGTCGGATCGCTCACCGCAACCGTGTCGCAAGCCGCCGACCAGGAGTCCTGCCGCCCCGACGGGCTCTACGAGACCCCGGGCGTCGCCGTCCCGTACTGCTCCGTGTACGACTCCGAGGGCCGCGAGAAGATGGGCGCCGACCACCCGCGGCGGGTCATCGGCTACTTCACCAACTGGCGGACCGGCAAGGACGGCACCCCCGCCTACCTCGCCTCCGACATCCCCTGGGACAAGGTCACCCACCTCAACTACGCCTTCGCCCACGTCGACGGCGCCAACAAGCTCTCCGTCGGCAGCGACGGGCCGGACAACGCCTCGACCGGTATGACCTGGCCGGGTGTCGCAGGCGCCGAGATGGACCCCGCACTCCCCTACAAGGGCCATTTCAACCTGCTCACCAAGTTCAAGAAGAAGTACCCGAACGTGAAGACGATGGTGTCGGTGGGCGGCTGGGCCGAGACCGGCGGCTACTTCGACGACAGTGGCAAGCGCGTGAACTCCGGCGGCTTCTACTCGATGGCCACCAACGCCGACGGCTCGGTCAACCAGAGCGGGATCAACACGTTCGCCGACTCGACGGTCGCCTTCATCAAGAAGTACGGCTTCAACGGCGTCGACATCGACTACGAGTACCCGACGACCATGAAGGACGCCGGCAACCCGCTGGACTGGACCCTGTCCAACGCCCGCCGGGCCGGACTGGTCAAGAGCTACGCCGCGCTGATGAAGACCCTGCGCGAGAAGCTCGACCGGGCGTCCGCCGCCGACGGCACGCACTACCTGCTCAGCGTCGCCGCCCCTTCGTCCGGCTACCTGCTGCGCGGCATGGAGACCTTCCAGGTCCAGAAGTACCTGGACTACGTCAACATCATGTCGTACGACCTGCACGGTGCCTGGAACGAGTACGTCGGCCCGAACGCCGCGCTGTTCGACGACGGCAAGGACGCCGAACTCGCCCAGGCCAGTGTCTACTCGACGTCGCAGTACGGCGGGACCGGCTACCTCAACACCGACTGGGCCTACCACTACTTCCGCGGTTCGATGCCGTCCGGCCGGATCAACATCGGGCTGCCGTACTACACCCGCGGCTTCAAGAACGTGCAGGGCGGCACCGACGGCCTGTGGGGCAAGGCGGCCACCACCGACTGCCCGGCAGGCGCGGGTCTCACCAAGTGCGGGGACGGCGCCGTCGGCATCGACAACCTCTGGCACGACCTGGACACCAGCGGCAAGGAGGCGCCGGCCGGCTCGAACCCGATGTGGCACGCGAAGAATCTGGAGAAGGGCGTGGTCGGGGACTACGTCACGGACTACGGATTCCCCGCGAACACGCAGCTGACCGGCACGTACGTCCGCAAGTACGACACGACGCTCGTCGCCCCGTGGCTGTGGAACGCCCAGAAGAGGGTCTTCCTCTCCACCGAGGACGAGCAGTCGGTGAAGGCCAAGGCCGACTACGTGGTCGACAAGGGCATCGGCGGCACCATGATCTGGGAGCTCGCGGGCGACTATGGCTGGAATGCCGCCAAGGGCCAGTACGAGCCCGGCTCCACCCTCACCTCGACGATGTACGACACCTTCAAGTCGGCCAAGCCGTACGGTGCCAAGCGCTCCACCATCGATCTGCCCACCAAGGCGCTGGACATCGACGTGTCCTTCGACCAGTTCCCGCTGGGTGACTCCAACTACCCGATCAGCCCCAAGCTGAAGATCACCAACAACACCGCGGCGACGCTGCCCGGCGGCACGGAGTTCCAGTTCGACTACGCGACCTCGGCGCCCGCCAACGCCAAGGACCAGTCCGGCTTCGGCACGACGATCGTGCGCAGCGACCACACCGCCGCCAACAACATCGGCGGGCTGAAGGGCGACCACAACCGCGTCTCCCTGAAGCTTCCGTCCTGGCAGAGCGTGGCGCCCGGCGCCTCGGTTCAGGTGGACTTCGTCTACTACCTGCCCACGTCCACGCCGTCGAACTGGACGGTGACCTTCGGCGGCACGTCGTACGCACTGGCCGCCGATCTGGCCCGGGGCACCACGGTCGTCCAGCCGGGCACCGGCACCACGCCGTCGCCCGACCCGACCACCAGCACCCCTCCGGGCCCCGGCGGCGCCTGCGCCGCGACGGCCTGGAGCGCATCCTCCGAGTACGGGGCCGGTGCGACGGTCAGCCACGGCTCGCACGAGTGGAAGGCCAAGTGGTGGACGAAGGGCGAGACGCCCGGATCCACCGGTGAATGGGGGGCCTGGGAGGACCGCGGCGCCTGCTGA
- a CDS encoding ROK family transcriptional regulator: protein MPASPSTARAINDRLALRLLQQDGPLTATQLKTLTGLSRPTVADLVERLQGAGLIQVVGEAGAERRGPNARLYGIVADRAQLAALDVRTDSVAVVVADLLGATLAEATLPIGSETATDDAVEQAVALLERTANRAGTAPLHSVGIGAPGLIDPVTGELRDTNGLPAWHRTLVRVLQQRLPATVLVENETNLAAVAEHRVGAARDQDTFVLLWLGHGVGAAVMLDGKLRRGVSGGAGEIGFLPVPGTIGTPSAVNCDGGFHSLAGSASLCELAAVHGIPAPSGGQEPGAAIAVRSALAGRGDSEAFLDALAGRLALGAAAVVSVLDPGCVLLSGEVGHAGGDALAARVEDRLATMSPLRTEVRAGLLGGTAVLRGALLAAREAAQDALFAPAL, encoded by the coding sequence ATGCCCGCATCACCGAGCACCGCCAGGGCCATCAACGACCGGCTCGCCCTGCGACTCCTCCAGCAGGACGGCCCGCTGACGGCCACACAGCTGAAGACCCTGACGGGACTCTCCCGGCCCACGGTCGCCGACCTGGTCGAACGGCTCCAGGGGGCGGGCCTGATCCAGGTGGTCGGCGAAGCCGGAGCCGAGCGCCGCGGGCCCAACGCCCGGCTCTACGGGATCGTCGCCGACCGTGCCCAGCTGGCCGCCCTGGACGTGCGTACCGACAGCGTCGCCGTGGTCGTCGCCGACCTCCTGGGCGCGACACTGGCCGAGGCGACCCTGCCGATCGGCAGCGAGACCGCCACCGACGACGCCGTCGAGCAGGCCGTGGCCCTCCTGGAACGCACCGCGAACCGGGCGGGCACCGCGCCGCTGCACAGCGTCGGCATCGGCGCCCCCGGCCTCATCGACCCGGTCACCGGCGAACTCCGCGACACCAACGGCCTGCCCGCCTGGCACCGCACCCTGGTCCGGGTGCTTCAGCAGCGGCTGCCCGCGACCGTGCTCGTCGAGAACGAGACCAATCTCGCCGCCGTCGCCGAACACCGCGTCGGAGCGGCCCGCGACCAGGACACCTTCGTCCTGCTGTGGCTCGGACACGGTGTCGGGGCGGCCGTCATGCTGGACGGGAAGCTGCGCCGCGGGGTCTCCGGCGGCGCGGGCGAGATCGGCTTCCTGCCGGTCCCCGGCACCATCGGCACCCCCTCAGCCGTCAACTGCGACGGCGGGTTCCACTCCCTGGCGGGATCGGCGTCACTCTGCGAACTGGCCGCCGTCCACGGCATCCCCGCCCCGTCCGGCGGGCAGGAGCCGGGCGCGGCGATCGCCGTACGCTCGGCCCTCGCGGGTAGGGGCGACAGCGAGGCGTTCCTCGACGCCCTCGCCGGCCGGCTGGCCCTGGGCGCGGCAGCCGTCGTCTCGGTCCTCGACCCGGGGTGCGTGCTGCTGTCGGGCGAGGTCGGCCACGCGGGCGGCGACGCGCTGGCCGCCCGGGTCGAGGATCGGCTGGCCACGATGTCCCCGCTGCGCACCGAGGTCAGGGCCGGTCTGCTCGGCGGGACCGCGGTCCTGCGCGGCGCGTTGCTCGCCGCCCGGGAGGCGGCTCAGGACGCGCTGTTCGCCCCGGCACTCTGA
- a CDS encoding MFS transporter, with protein MTTDSTATVFSTEQVRRARYAVASVFAVHGAVTGSFATRVPWIQDHAGVSAGQLGIALAFPAIGASLAMPLAGAVSHRFGARTALRGLLMVWTLALILPALAPNLLTLCGALFVYGASAGMSDVAMNALGVEVENRLDKSIMSGLHGMWSVGALVGSAAGTVAAHLGADARLHHTIAALVLTALGLIACQRVLDLRSEPDSEAPPRFALPPKSALIIGAVGFCAVFAEGASLDWSAVYLRDVLGSSAGLAAASTTAFALTMAVARIAGDRVVDRFGAVRTVRTGGVLATVGGVLVVTAPNAVLAMCGFGLMGLGIAVVVPLAFAAAGRSGPNPSQAIAGVATITYTSGLIAPSAIGSLAEATSLIVSFSLVSVLAFGLVLGAGVLRAGDRKTVSSPDAGAASRAPAEPRP; from the coding sequence ATGACGACAGATTCCACGGCAACGGTCTTCAGTACGGAACAGGTGAGGCGCGCCAGGTACGCCGTCGCCTCGGTCTTCGCCGTGCACGGCGCGGTGACCGGCAGCTTCGCCACCCGGGTGCCGTGGATCCAGGACCACGCCGGGGTCAGCGCCGGGCAGCTCGGTATCGCCCTGGCCTTCCCGGCGATCGGCGCCTCCCTCGCGATGCCGCTGGCCGGTGCGGTCAGCCACCGCTTCGGTGCCCGGACCGCGCTGCGCGGACTGCTGATGGTGTGGACCCTGGCGCTGATCCTGCCCGCCCTGGCCCCCAACCTGCTGACGCTGTGCGGGGCGCTCTTCGTGTACGGGGCGTCGGCCGGCATGTCGGACGTGGCGATGAACGCGCTCGGGGTCGAGGTGGAGAACCGCCTCGACAAGTCGATCATGTCCGGGCTGCACGGGATGTGGAGCGTGGGCGCCCTGGTCGGTTCGGCGGCGGGCACGGTGGCCGCCCATCTGGGGGCCGACGCGCGGCTGCACCACACCATCGCCGCACTCGTTCTCACGGCACTCGGTCTGATCGCCTGTCAGCGGGTGCTGGATCTGCGCAGCGAGCCGGACTCGGAGGCTCCGCCGCGCTTCGCCCTGCCGCCCAAGTCGGCGTTGATCATCGGCGCGGTCGGCTTCTGCGCGGTGTTCGCCGAGGGCGCCAGCCTGGACTGGTCGGCGGTCTACCTCCGGGATGTCCTGGGCAGTTCCGCGGGCCTGGCGGCCGCGTCGACGACCGCGTTCGCCCTGACCATGGCGGTCGCCCGGATCGCCGGTGACCGGGTCGTCGACCGCTTCGGCGCGGTGCGGACCGTACGGACCGGCGGCGTCCTCGCCACGGTCGGCGGGGTCCTGGTGGTCACCGCGCCCAACGCGGTCCTGGCGATGTGCGGGTTCGGCCTGATGGGCCTCGGTATCGCCGTGGTCGTGCCGCTCGCCTTCGCGGCGGCCGGGCGCAGCGGACCGAACCCGAGTCAGGCGATCGCGGGTGTCGCGACGATCACCTACACCTCGGGGCTGATCGCCCCGTCGGCGATCGGCTCGCTCGCCGAGGCGACCTCGCTGATCGTCTCCTTCAGCCTGGTGTCGGTGCTGGCCTTCGGGCTGGTACTCGGCGCCGGGGTGCTGCGGGCGGGCGACCGCAAGACGGTGTCCTCACCGGACGCCGGTGCCGCGAGCCGCGCACCGGCCGAGCCGCGCCCCTGA
- a CDS encoding uracil-xanthine permease family protein — MAGFGWKLHGDGKRLEPGEVVRPDERLTWGRTVGLGAQHVVSMIGACFVAPILMGLDPNLAVMASGVATILFLLITRGHIPSYLGSSLSFIGVAAVIKTQGGDAATLTGALLVVGAVLFLCGAVVRALGARVIHAVLPPVVTGAVVMLIGFNLAPVTAGTYWPQDQWTALLTMLFTGFALVVLRGFWSRIAIFLGLAFGYVISWIFDRAFGKIHSPAGGAESIDHWRLDLSGVSKADWIGLPTFHAPSFSLSAVLVALPVVIALVAENAGHVKAVGEMTGEPLDDKLGTAIMADGAATMVSTAVGGPATTTYAENIGVMAATRVYSTAAYWCAAGFAILFGLCPKFGAVVAAIPGGVLGGITVILYGMIGLLGAQIWVRSRVDLSNPLHLVPVAAGLIIGIGNVSLSLTDNFQLSGIALGTLIVVIGYHALRIMAPAHLTHEPPLLDPENPGYDRGQADRNRERGR, encoded by the coding sequence ATGGCGGGCTTCGGCTGGAAGCTGCACGGCGACGGCAAGCGCCTCGAACCGGGCGAGGTCGTAAGACCGGACGAACGACTCACCTGGGGGCGCACCGTCGGTCTCGGCGCGCAGCACGTGGTCTCCATGATCGGAGCCTGCTTCGTCGCCCCCATCCTGATGGGTCTCGATCCCAACCTTGCCGTGATGGCCTCCGGCGTGGCCACCATTCTCTTCCTGCTGATCACCCGGGGTCATATCCCGAGTTACCTGGGCAGCAGCCTGTCGTTCATCGGTGTCGCCGCTGTCATCAAGACACAGGGCGGTGACGCGGCGACTCTCACCGGCGCGCTCCTGGTAGTCGGCGCGGTCCTCTTCCTGTGCGGGGCCGTCGTCCGCGCCCTCGGGGCCCGCGTCATCCATGCCGTGCTGCCTCCCGTGGTCACGGGTGCGGTGGTCATGCTGATCGGGTTCAATCTGGCTCCGGTCACCGCCGGTACCTACTGGCCCCAGGATCAGTGGACAGCTCTTCTGACCATGCTGTTCACAGGTTTCGCCCTTGTCGTACTGCGCGGCTTCTGGTCCCGTATCGCGATCTTCCTCGGGCTGGCCTTCGGGTACGTCATCTCATGGATCTTCGACCGTGCGTTCGGCAAGATCCACTCCCCCGCGGGCGGTGCCGAGTCCATTGACCACTGGCGTCTCGACCTCTCGGGCGTGTCCAAGGCGGACTGGATCGGCCTTCCGACCTTCCATGCCCCGAGCTTCTCCCTCTCGGCCGTTCTGGTCGCCCTGCCCGTCGTCATCGCCCTTGTCGCCGAGAACGCGGGACATGTCAAGGCTGTCGGTGAGATGACCGGTGAACCACTGGACGACAAGCTCGGTACGGCCATCATGGCCGACGGCGCGGCGACGATGGTGTCGACCGCCGTGGGCGGGCCTGCCACGACCACGTACGCCGAGAACATCGGTGTCATGGCCGCCACGCGTGTCTACTCGACCGCCGCCTACTGGTGCGCGGCCGGCTTCGCGATCCTGTTCGGGCTCTGCCCCAAGTTCGGTGCTGTCGTGGCCGCCATTCCCGGCGGCGTCCTCGGCGGAATCACGGTCATCCTCTACGGCATGATCGGCCTGCTGGGCGCCCAGATCTGGGTTCGTTCCCGCGTCGACCTCTCCAACCCCCTGCACCTGGTACCGGTGGCCGCGGGGCTCATCATCGGAATCGGCAATGTGAGTCTGAGCCTCACGGACAACTTCCAGCTCAGCGGCATCGCGTTGGGAACGCTGATCGTCGTCATCGGCTACCACGCCCTGCGCATCATGGCTCCCGCCCACCTGACGCACGAGCCCCCGCTCCTCGATCCGGAAAACCCGGGGTACGACCGAGGCCAGGCGGATCGTAACCGCGAGCGTGGCCGGTGA